In Leptospira bouyouniensis, the following proteins share a genomic window:
- a CDS encoding nuclear transport factor 2 family protein has product MNANEELIQKFYTAFQNKDGQTMVSVYHPEIQFEDPAFGKLKGKEAGAMWQMLLERSQNLTIRFSNIKANETEGSADWEADYSFSKTGRLVQNKIHAKFTFKDGKIIQHKDQFSMWKWLGMAMGPIGYLLGWWPALGNKVKKEAVTGLQLYMKRKRM; this is encoded by the coding sequence ATGAATGCAAATGAAGAGTTGATCCAAAAGTTTTACACAGCCTTCCAAAACAAAGATGGGCAAACCATGGTGTCCGTTTACCATCCCGAGATTCAATTTGAAGACCCAGCCTTCGGGAAATTAAAAGGAAAAGAAGCAGGAGCTATGTGGCAAATGTTATTGGAAAGAAGCCAAAATCTAACCATTCGATTTTCCAATATCAAAGCAAATGAAACAGAAGGTTCTGCTGACTGGGAAGCCGATTATAGTTTTAGCAAAACCGGGAGGCTTGTTCAGAATAAAATCCACGCTAAGTTTACCTTCAAGGACGGGAAAATTATCCAACACAAAGACCAATTTTCTATGTGGAAATGGCTGGGAATGGCTATGGGCCCCATAGGGTATTTACTTGGATGGTGGCCTGCTCTTGGCAATAAAGTCAAAAAGGAAGCAGTCACAGGATTACAACTTTATATGAAACGTAAACGTATGTAG
- a CDS encoding SRPBCC family protein — MKRILLFAFGTSFLLIGLVVLFLAVGYFQEPKFHKETSEWLKAEPEDIWNYITDINDLPNRRKEVVAIQILESRPDGTPTKWMETPDMGGFMIFELREFVPNRKWKIELTDASFKMRGAWTYVLEPKIPGTLVTIIEDSEITSIPVRGAYFLAGRDATLLKEMELVRNRFSGR, encoded by the coding sequence ATGAAACGGATTCTTCTTTTCGCCTTTGGTACGAGTTTTTTACTAATAGGACTCGTTGTTTTATTTTTAGCAGTGGGTTATTTCCAAGAACCAAAGTTTCATAAAGAAACAAGTGAGTGGTTAAAAGCGGAACCAGAAGACATTTGGAATTATATCACCGATATCAATGACCTTCCGAATCGAAGGAAAGAAGTGGTTGCGATTCAAATTTTGGAATCAAGGCCAGATGGAACGCCCACAAAATGGATGGAAACACCAGATATGGGTGGGTTTATGATCTTTGAACTCAGAGAATTTGTCCCCAATCGTAAATGGAAAATCGAACTGACAGATGCCAGTTTTAAAATGCGTGGAGCATGGACTTATGTATTGGAACCAAAAATTCCGGGAACACTTGTGACTATTATAGAAGATTCGGAAATCACAAGTATACCAGTGAGAGGGGCGTATTTTTTAGCCGGTCGTGATGCCACCTTACTGAAAGAAATGGAACTGGTTCGCAACCGGTTTAGCGGTCGTTAG
- a CDS encoding alpha/beta fold hydrolase, giving the protein MALEENTLEDRLIKISSRESNKNLMVSPDKIYIFPVPKTTFQFLENIWQSFTNKMVSLVDFNDDPIFNFSIFEVIDQDEMKIVATATHFKLKEIAERRKIPGIEEYIKKSRPIHIADPRNESARFIRKAIIDFNKGLRPEVTFVNLKEEEIHPEKKVLLSETMNHAIGIPLFVNENPIGILWGITKDPIPEDQIRQLTLQLYSLFDVIEFVVAKEMESGNDHYIAQKNIEKADTVSNSRNLFYTTTKDQKEPVTSIIFKSHQYNIEYRMDASFIIPTTDGYAVSLKSFIPEKLNNTGKNLLLIPGFFCRRSVMDKLAKELALKYGYRVFLMDMRGRSRQTMPKHGKKEGWTVDNYIQDDFPEVLRWIRWHYPSERTVVVGHSMGGMIPRFYVSSYEKIKELKEEFNLPKPEEYIAGIVSITSPNYISLKSNFIGLDTLKRGFSLLPHKMISDMILSMASFSMQATIQTIDLKKFFKLILNLHSSLRSFSYNIGTKVLTIKDFVGYKEITPPEWYFLMEDVFCEESVSVIMQFFQSQISNEQSFWSNDGRINYTENFLNNFTMPIYSVVGTVDKIVPEESLTELKDLKSENKVTTYYEQGHLGIIFHGETVRKICKGMDEWIQGLK; this is encoded by the coding sequence ATGGCACTTGAAGAAAATACGTTGGAAGATCGTTTGATCAAAATTTCCTCCAGAGAAAGTAACAAAAATCTCATGGTTAGCCCGGACAAAATTTACATTTTTCCGGTACCAAAAACAACCTTCCAATTTTTGGAAAATATTTGGCAATCCTTCACTAATAAAATGGTTTCCCTTGTTGATTTTAACGATGATCCCATTTTCAATTTTTCCATTTTTGAGGTCATCGACCAAGATGAAATGAAAATTGTGGCGACTGCCACTCACTTCAAACTGAAAGAAATCGCAGAACGCCGGAAAATCCCAGGAATCGAAGAATACATTAAAAAATCGAGACCCATTCACATAGCTGACCCAAGGAATGAATCAGCTCGTTTCATTCGAAAAGCGATCATTGATTTCAATAAAGGGCTTCGTCCAGAAGTCACCTTTGTGAATCTGAAAGAAGAAGAGATTCACCCTGAAAAAAAAGTATTACTTTCTGAAACCATGAACCATGCGATTGGGATTCCACTCTTTGTGAATGAAAACCCAATAGGAATTTTATGGGGAATTACCAAAGATCCAATCCCTGAAGACCAAATCAGACAGTTAACGTTACAATTGTATTCTCTTTTTGATGTAATAGAGTTTGTTGTAGCAAAGGAAATGGAATCGGGGAATGATCATTACATTGCTCAAAAAAATATAGAAAAGGCCGATACGGTTTCTAACTCAAGGAACCTTTTTTATACCACTACAAAAGACCAAAAAGAACCTGTAACATCGATTATATTCAAATCGCACCAGTATAACATTGAATACAGGATGGATGCATCTTTTATTATCCCTACTACGGATGGTTATGCTGTCTCACTCAAAAGTTTTATCCCTGAAAAATTAAACAACACCGGTAAAAACCTTTTGCTTATCCCAGGATTTTTTTGTAGGCGTTCCGTAATGGACAAACTGGCAAAAGAATTAGCTCTCAAATATGGATACCGAGTGTTCCTTATGGACATGCGGGGTCGGTCGAGACAAACCATGCCAAAACATGGAAAAAAAGAAGGATGGACCGTTGACAATTATATCCAAGACGATTTTCCGGAAGTCCTTCGTTGGATTCGCTGGCATTATCCAAGTGAGAGGACTGTGGTTGTAGGACACAGTATGGGAGGAATGATCCCAAGGTTTTATGTTTCTTCTTATGAAAAAATCAAAGAACTCAAAGAAGAATTCAATTTACCAAAACCAGAAGAATACATAGCAGGAATTGTTTCGATTACATCTCCGAACTATATTAGTTTGAAATCCAATTTCATTGGTTTAGATACATTAAAACGTGGATTTAGTTTACTCCCACACAAAATGATTTCCGATATGATTCTGAGTATGGCAAGTTTTTCAATGCAAGCCACGATTCAAACAATCGACCTCAAAAAATTCTTTAAACTGATATTAAACTTACATTCAAGTCTGCGAAGTTTTAGCTATAATATTGGAACAAAAGTTTTAACGATCAAGGACTTTGTTGGTTATAAAGAAATTACACCGCCTGAATGGTATTTTCTCATGGAAGACGTGTTTTGCGAAGAATCCGTTTCAGTGATCATGCAATTTTTCCAAAGCCAAATTTCCAATGAACAAAGTTTTTGGTCTAACGATGGTCGTATCAACTACACAGAGAATTTTCTTAACAACTTTACGATGCCAATTTACAGTGTGGTTGGTACTGTTGATAAAATTGTTCCGGAAGAAAGTTTAACAGAATTAAAAGATCTCAAATCTGAAAACAAAGTCACCACGTATTATGAACAAGGTCATCTTGGGATCATTTTCCATGGGGAAACAGTAAGAAAAATTTGTAAGGGAATGGATGAGTGGATACAAGGGTTAAAATAA
- the thyX gene encoding FAD-dependent thymidylate synthase, with amino-acid sequence MQQSDFESISRVSVPELDSILGKPFPILDDGFVRLVDYMGSDESIVQAARVSYGKGTKKVNEDRGLIRYLMRHRHSTPFEMCELKLHVRVPMDTWRQWIRHRMANVNEYSTRYSVAIDSAQTTLPGEWRVQSIGNKQGSDGFLESSKGDHLTKRETEFQKFANDIYNERLEMGVAREQARKDLPLATYTEAYWKIDLHNLLHFLALRMDDHAQLEIRLFAKTIGEQIVKKWVPFAWEAFVDYRLSALNLTKYDTEIIAALNASGKEGARKKAIELGMLDDQGTTAKKNREREELEYKLTKLGYSIPW; translated from the coding sequence ATGCAACAATCTGATTTCGAATCCATTTCAAGAGTATCCGTTCCCGAATTAGACTCCATTTTAGGAAAACCATTCCCAATTCTAGATGATGGATTTGTCAGACTCGTGGATTATATGGGTTCAGATGAATCGATCGTTCAGGCAGCACGCGTTTCGTACGGAAAAGGAACAAAAAAGGTAAATGAAGACCGTGGGCTCATTCGGTATTTAATGCGCCATCGCCACAGCACACCATTTGAAATGTGCGAACTCAAGCTACACGTGAGAGTTCCTATGGACACCTGGCGCCAGTGGATCCGCCATCGAATGGCAAATGTCAATGAATACTCTACGCGTTATTCCGTAGCCATCGATTCAGCTCAAACCACTTTGCCTGGAGAATGGCGAGTACAATCCATTGGTAACAAACAAGGAAGTGATGGATTTTTAGAATCATCTAAAGGAGACCACCTAACAAAGCGTGAGACGGAATTTCAAAAATTTGCCAATGATATTTATAATGAGAGATTGGAAATGGGAGTTGCCCGTGAACAAGCAAGAAAAGACCTTCCGCTTGCTACCTATACAGAAGCGTATTGGAAGATCGACTTACATAACTTACTCCATTTTTTGGCACTTCGAATGGATGACCATGCACAATTAGAAATTCGTTTATTTGCAAAAACCATTGGCGAACAAATCGTAAAAAAATGGGTTCCATTTGCTTGGGAAGCGTTTGTGGACTACCGATTGAGCGCCCTCAACTTGACAAAGTATGACACGGAGATCATCGCAGCTCTGAATGCTTCGGGCAAAGAGGGTGCACGTAAAAAAGCAATTGAACTTGGGATGTTAGATGACCAAGGCACAACCGCTAAAAAAAATCGAGAACGTGAGGAATTGGAGTACAAATTAACTAAGTTGGGTTATTCTATCCCCTGGTAA
- a CDS encoding FecR family protein, translating into MVVRVIMSLKIPLTILFSLLTSVSLFAEEFAVATFTRGKVSFLSASDTSKLWKTLKVNDVLKPGDRIKTGNGSKVDFLYQETEIRIQPNTDFTLKEWNSDKKTAKAYVQNGAAWFRVNNFKKGSFEVSTPTTTAGVRGTAFGVFFEEKEKKGYTCVCEGLVNINGTDFAKGTGGAKKEGATDLEKNEYKDIITKDGATILLKEKRKEFPMLNRCLPCHKPIGWEDKSITPDETYGKK; encoded by the coding sequence ATGGTTGTTAGAGTGATTATGAGCCTCAAAATCCCTCTAACCATCCTTTTTTCCCTCCTAACTTCCGTTTCCCTGTTTGCAGAGGAATTTGCAGTTGCAACTTTCACACGTGGGAAAGTGAGTTTTTTATCCGCATCTGATACTTCCAAACTTTGGAAAACTCTCAAGGTCAACGATGTTCTCAAACCTGGTGACCGGATCAAAACTGGAAATGGATCGAAAGTGGACTTTTTGTACCAAGAAACGGAAATTCGAATCCAACCAAATACAGACTTTACTTTAAAAGAATGGAATTCGGACAAAAAGACTGCAAAAGCTTATGTGCAAAATGGAGCTGCATGGTTTCGGGTAAACAATTTCAAAAAAGGAAGTTTTGAGGTTTCCACTCCAACTACAACTGCGGGTGTTCGTGGGACTGCTTTCGGTGTCTTTTTTGAAGAAAAAGAGAAAAAAGGTTATACCTGTGTTTGTGAAGGTCTTGTGAATATCAACGGAACTGATTTTGCAAAAGGGACAGGTGGTGCCAAAAAAGAAGGTGCCACGGATCTCGAGAAAAACGAATATAAAGATATCATCACAAAAGATGGAGCCACCATTCTTTTGAAAGAAAAACGAAAGGAATTTCCTATGTTGAATCGTTGTTTGCCTTGCCATAAACCAATTGGTTGGGAAGACAAATCGATTACACCGGATGAAACTTACGGCAAAAAGTGA
- a CDS encoding protein-disulfide reductase DsbD family protein encodes MFSEIQSLIEVQLSSGNFTFVTVLFLALGGLLSGLLPCVYPLYPITAGILKTRVNKHKWTHPLVYYFGLALMYAIFGLIAGVSGGVFNSFLRYPETQLALSILLFILGLSVAEFLYLPFFSGDVKNSVNVNYANTFFLGMGAGLLSSPCVGPVVVSILVQLITYQTEGFKILPILFTSFKMFLFGMGLGIPFLMIGVFGFSLPKSGKWMKYIQWALAILIFYFSYTYLDKAFVIWGLGSGLSIKVYLLWTLSLVFLYLLKKEGTNSEKMKHSLYQIFAISSLLLLFLLLTISILKKGDVLTGSNHTNSEQMLREEHGNLVWYRNKSDVFALANEKNLPIFIDFYADWCTNCKEFQKLTLSNEDWNSTFQKDVVLWKVYDTDPIFEEFSNNPNYPELKIGLPFFLIVDAEGKMLYKSNDYLDTKGMIETIQNWQKKN; translated from the coding sequence ATGTTTTCAGAAATCCAATCTCTTATCGAAGTCCAATTGTCTTCTGGCAATTTTACTTTTGTGACAGTGTTATTTTTAGCTCTCGGTGGATTGTTATCAGGGTTACTCCCGTGTGTTTATCCATTGTATCCCATCACTGCAGGCATCTTAAAAACTCGTGTTAACAAACACAAATGGACTCATCCTCTAGTATATTACTTTGGGCTTGCTTTGATGTATGCCATATTTGGATTGATCGCGGGAGTGAGTGGAGGTGTGTTTAATTCTTTTTTACGTTATCCAGAAACACAATTGGCTCTTTCCATACTGTTATTCATTTTAGGACTAAGTGTAGCAGAGTTTTTATACCTTCCTTTTTTTTCAGGGGATGTTAAAAACTCAGTTAACGTAAATTATGCGAATACCTTTTTTTTGGGTATGGGTGCCGGATTGTTATCGTCACCTTGCGTTGGACCTGTTGTTGTTTCTATATTAGTCCAACTCATTACTTACCAAACGGAAGGATTTAAAATTTTACCAATTTTATTTACATCCTTTAAGATGTTTCTGTTTGGGATGGGACTTGGAATTCCCTTTTTGATGATTGGAGTGTTTGGATTTTCATTACCAAAATCGGGTAAATGGATGAAGTATATACAGTGGGCACTCGCTATCCTTATCTTTTATTTTTCTTACACCTACTTGGATAAAGCTTTCGTGATATGGGGACTTGGTTCTGGACTCAGTATTAAAGTTTACCTGCTTTGGACTCTCTCCTTGGTATTTTTGTACCTTCTGAAAAAAGAAGGTACAAATTCTGAGAAGATGAAACATTCACTGTATCAGATATTTGCTATTTCATCGCTTCTGCTTTTGTTTCTACTACTAACTATTTCGATTTTAAAGAAGGGAGATGTACTGACTGGATCCAATCATACCAACTCAGAGCAGATGTTAAGAGAAGAACATGGGAATTTGGTTTGGTACCGGAACAAATCAGATGTTTTTGCCCTTGCGAATGAAAAAAACCTACCCATCTTTATCGATTTTTATGCGGATTGGTGTACGAACTGTAAGGAATTCCAAAAACTCACTTTATCTAACGAGGATTGGAATTCTACATTCCAGAAAGATGTTGTTTTATGGAAAGTATACGATACAGATCCAATTTTTGAAGAATTTTCCAACAATCCGAACTATCCTGAATTAAAGATTGGATTACCGTTTTTTTTGATCGTAGATGCTGAAGGAAAAATGTTATACAAATCGAATGATTATCTCGATACCAAAGGAATGATCGAAACTATTCAGAATTGGCAAAAAAAGAATTGA
- a CDS encoding NAD(P)H-dependent flavin oxidoreductase yields MKIKTKISEMLKIDLPIIAAPMFLVSYPELVVAVSEAGGIGCFPSLNYRTPEQLREGILEIRSKTKKPIGVNLILHKEHNPNWAKQFEVVMDLKVELIITSLGTPRTIAKEIKANGSSLFCDVTTLKHANIVAKSGADALIAVSQGAGGHAGAITPFALIPYLKKETGLPVIAAGAISNGSQMAAALSLGADAVYIGTRFIATPESRAQNEYKQMLIDSSPDEIIYTEKISGIPANWLAKSVERSPDILEDSPKKIAASHAGGEQAIEQEYKRWRDIWSAGQGVAQIDDVKPAGEIVKEIANQYLETINSLPR; encoded by the coding sequence ATGAAAATCAAAACAAAAATCAGTGAAATGTTAAAAATTGATCTACCGATCATTGCCGCACCTATGTTTCTTGTCTCCTATCCCGAGTTAGTAGTTGCTGTTTCGGAAGCAGGAGGCATTGGATGTTTTCCTTCCCTCAATTACAGAACTCCAGAACAATTACGCGAAGGAATTCTTGAAATTCGTTCCAAAACAAAAAAACCAATTGGTGTGAATTTAATCTTACATAAGGAACATAATCCCAATTGGGCAAAACAATTTGAAGTGGTGATGGACTTAAAAGTAGAGCTAATCATTACAAGTCTTGGAACACCAAGGACCATTGCCAAAGAAATCAAAGCAAATGGATCTTCTTTGTTCTGCGACGTAACAACACTAAAACATGCAAACATCGTAGCAAAATCTGGTGCTGATGCCTTGATTGCCGTATCACAAGGAGCAGGTGGTCATGCTGGAGCTATCACTCCTTTTGCTTTAATTCCCTATCTCAAAAAAGAAACAGGTCTCCCTGTCATCGCTGCAGGCGCCATTTCAAATGGTTCGCAGATGGCCGCGGCTTTATCACTTGGAGCAGATGCTGTTTACATTGGAACACGTTTTATCGCCACTCCAGAATCACGAGCACAAAATGAATACAAACAGATGTTAATTGATTCTAGTCCCGACGAGATTATTTATACGGAAAAAATTTCAGGTATCCCTGCCAATTGGTTAGCAAAGTCTGTGGAACGATCTCCAGATATTTTAGAAGACAGTCCTAAAAAAATTGCGGCAAGTCATGCTGGTGGCGAACAAGCGATTGAACAAGAATACAAACGTTGGAGAGACATTTGGTCTGCAGGTCAGGGTGTGGCGCAAATTGACGATGTGAAACCTGCTGGTGAAATTGTGAAGGAAATTGCTAATCAATATTTAGAAACGATCAATTCCCTTCCTCGTTAA
- a CDS encoding PP2C family protein-serine/threonine phosphatase: MKEVKSYKFILFKIQFVLFLISILGIQNCFDLYSDSKQDGQLQQSVYLIDRYYYWSEEELLDPEILPENQWIPFESKSLGFKKKEKEYLYVRFSDQFIRQLQSPILYAEIALETFKVFQGKENVYIAKDYDFIFPHLIPLSPEPKGFIVFQFQSRYSGYIGLDRDVIFKNHSQALIELFMENFSKTFFAPILLVLSIIFMGFYFLRRKEMIFLNFSILLLSASLIEALNGFVGFSLRQYATYIVPLAFINFTFFPFALLLFLISVFPPFFRNLFKLVAASHVIIFFISIFRNYENGISFLNSEEGYNWIVVLEAIVAIFSSIYVFSKGNRKLREIIFGILIIIIAGLHDTLVDLEVLSHRFRVIHYGFFLMLGFFGYYVFKHYWELLHSINRMNAELRSKNKELQRLIQIDKDLALAHALQKSLLSSKYNEDEKIRIIGFSQNLESVGGDYFDHTKDSMGNWAFLIADVSGHGISSAMVAAMSKMAFVGAGPYLQFPARVFHLMNRHLVGKTKNLFITASYLFIDTESYTATFSNAGHPSFYLIRNTENEVIQLTAKGKPLGLFSHQSYAEEIVNIQPKDKILLYTDGIFDLLNAEGESFGEERLKSLLWEYRFHNLQDLSSILQDSLFRFSNGWKHQMDDLSFLMVEIK; this comes from the coding sequence TTGAAAGAAGTCAAATCATATAAATTCATTCTATTTAAGATTCAATTTGTTCTTTTTTTGATTTCGATTCTAGGTATTCAAAACTGTTTTGACCTTTATTCTGACAGTAAACAAGACGGCCAGTTACAACAGTCAGTATATTTGATCGACAGATACTATTACTGGTCTGAGGAAGAACTGTTAGATCCAGAAATTTTGCCAGAAAATCAATGGATTCCATTTGAATCTAAGTCACTTGGATTTAAAAAGAAAGAAAAAGAATATTTGTATGTTAGGTTTAGTGATCAGTTCATTCGGCAATTACAAAGTCCAATTTTATATGCAGAAATAGCTTTAGAAACTTTTAAAGTATTTCAAGGGAAAGAAAATGTGTATATTGCCAAAGATTATGATTTTATTTTTCCTCATTTGATACCTTTGAGTCCTGAACCAAAGGGATTTATTGTTTTTCAGTTCCAATCTAGGTATAGTGGTTATATCGGATTGGATCGTGATGTTATTTTTAAAAATCATTCCCAAGCGTTAATAGAATTATTCATGGAGAATTTTTCTAAAACATTTTTTGCACCCATACTCCTCGTTTTATCGATTATTTTTATGGGATTTTATTTTTTACGTAGAAAGGAGATGATCTTTTTAAATTTTTCTATACTTCTATTATCTGCATCTCTCATCGAAGCATTAAATGGATTTGTTGGTTTTTCTTTACGTCAATATGCTACTTATATTGTCCCACTTGCTTTTATTAATTTTACTTTTTTCCCATTTGCGCTGCTTTTATTTTTGATAAGTGTTTTTCCGCCTTTTTTTAGAAATCTTTTTAAGTTAGTAGCGGCATCGCATGTGATTATATTTTTTATTTCAATATTTAGGAATTATGAAAACGGAATTTCATTTTTGAATAGTGAAGAAGGTTATAACTGGATTGTTGTATTGGAAGCAATTGTTGCAATTTTTTCATCAATTTATGTGTTTAGCAAAGGCAATCGTAAACTAAGAGAAATTATCTTTGGAATTCTAATCATTATTATTGCTGGTCTTCATGATACATTGGTAGATTTAGAAGTTTTAAGTCATCGATTTAGAGTGATCCATTATGGATTTTTTTTGATGTTAGGATTTTTTGGATATTATGTTTTCAAACATTACTGGGAGTTGCTACATTCCATTAACCGGATGAATGCAGAATTAAGATCCAAAAACAAAGAATTACAAAGGCTCATCCAAATTGACAAAGACTTAGCTTTGGCACATGCATTACAAAAATCTCTTCTATCTTCTAAATACAATGAAGATGAAAAAATTAGAATTATTGGGTTTTCACAGAATTTAGAATCTGTAGGTGGAGATTACTTTGATCATACAAAAGATAGTATGGGCAATTGGGCATTCCTCATAGCCGATGTTTCAGGTCATGGAATCTCATCTGCAATGGTTGCTGCTATGTCTAAAATGGCCTTTGTTGGAGCAGGCCCCTATTTGCAATTTCCCGCAAGAGTGTTTCATTTGATGAATCGACATTTAGTTGGAAAAACAAAAAATTTGTTTATCACTGCTTCTTATTTATTTATCGATACGGAATCTTATACGGCTACCTTTAGTAATGCCGGACATCCTAGTTTTTATCTAATTCGAAATACTGAAAATGAAGTCATACAACTCACCGCAAAAGGAAAACCTTTGGGTCTATTTTCTCATCAATCGTATGCAGAAGAAATCGTCAATATCCAACCAAAAGACAAAATATTACTCTATACAGATGGAATTTTTGATTTATTGAATGCAGAAGGAGAAAGTTTTGGGGAAGAAAGACTCAAATCATTGTTATGGGAATATCGTTTCCACAACCTCCAAGATTTATCTTCGATTTTACAAGATTCCTTATTCCGTTTTTCCAATGGTTGGAAGCATCAAATGGATGACTTAAGTTTTTTAATGGTGGAAATAAAATAG
- a CDS encoding zinc-binding dehydrogenase, with protein sequence MKAAVLPSGSRSLEIQELDLPALQPNQVKVKVKACGICGSDIHFILHGKMKATYSPCVPGHETSGVVAEIGEQITKLKVGDRVVVSAGTSCGKCKHCLSGRENLCEAIGVIGFNQRGGFAEFIQTEERYLHLLPEEIPFAEGAILADAVSTPYHAVKYQGELKAGESVAIIGCGGLGIHAVAIAKALGAGKIFAIDIDSGSLDNAKAYGADELILVEKNMQVGKVLKEKSGGIDLLCDFTGYMPNIESSVRAMNRGGRIVLVGIGRNKLEIPMPFFLIERQIRITGSYGSDRRAIPELIKLYQEKKLNLTKSISGIHKLEDTNEYLHALEEKKGNPIRFIINPEL encoded by the coding sequence ATGAAAGCTGCTGTTTTACCTTCTGGATCGCGATCACTTGAAATTCAAGAATTAGACCTTCCCGCACTCCAACCAAATCAAGTAAAGGTAAAAGTAAAAGCATGTGGAATCTGTGGATCTGATATTCATTTTATCTTACATGGAAAAATGAAGGCTACCTATTCTCCTTGTGTCCCTGGCCATGAAACCTCTGGTGTCGTAGCAGAAATTGGTGAACAGATCACAAAACTTAAAGTAGGTGATCGTGTTGTAGTTAGTGCAGGAACTTCCTGTGGAAAATGTAAACATTGTTTATCTGGGAGAGAAAATCTTTGTGAGGCTATAGGTGTCATAGGTTTTAACCAAAGAGGTGGATTTGCAGAATTCATCCAAACTGAAGAAAGATACCTGCACCTATTACCTGAAGAAATCCCTTTTGCTGAAGGTGCGATTTTAGCTGATGCAGTTTCCACTCCTTATCATGCGGTCAAATACCAAGGTGAATTAAAGGCAGGAGAATCCGTTGCAATTATCGGATGTGGAGGTTTAGGAATTCATGCTGTTGCTATCGCAAAAGCTCTCGGAGCTGGAAAAATTTTTGCAATCGATATCGATAGTGGTAGTTTAGATAATGCAAAAGCTTATGGTGCCGACGAACTAATATTAGTTGAAAAAAACATGCAAGTGGGAAAGGTATTAAAAGAAAAATCGGGTGGGATTGACCTTTTATGTGATTTTACTGGTTATATGCCCAATATCGAGAGTAGTGTCCGAGCAATGAACCGTGGGGGAAGGATTGTACTCGTTGGAATTGGCAGAAACAAACTCGAAATCCCTATGCCATTTTTTCTCATCGAAAGACAAATTCGTATTACAGGTTCTTATGGTTCTGATAGACGTGCTATCCCTGAACTCATTAAACTTTACCAAGAAAAAAAATTGAATCTCACAAAGTCAATCAGTGGGATTCATAAATTGGAAGATACAAATGAATATTTGCATGCATTAGAAGAGAAAAAAGGAAATCCGATTCGGTTTATCATTAACCCAGAACTTTGA
- a CDS encoding adhesin OmpL37 family surface protein, whose product MKRFSVILILLLTTLGEMTPDQSSSKATQLIRVSYGLKDNYEFLRILNSTISNRGTEDQKKYFKRCVQHHIESEILHLQMDLGKSYAELRRTQALLIQLYIHVLEDEIEELEIELGRLARLANGKEKTETKLYLRLGYREIAVAKQKLIVGKNIRPYLYLMKLQELAYSLKSLKQAEKYIVLLGLLHDSIDEFDKESRSFEAMVNEVIRIIVSDKEKYLRLLYDSHFDSYGTLNYYEQIWKQPDLHELSTGIPNFDPAYFRNPEEAKIPTFK is encoded by the coding sequence ATGAAACGTTTTTCGGTAATACTGATCCTTCTCCTAACCACATTGGGAGAGATGACACCGGACCAATCCAGTTCAAAGGCTACACAGTTAATCCGTGTTAGCTACGGACTTAAGGATAACTACGAGTTTCTTCGCATTTTAAATTCAACCATCAGCAATCGTGGGACAGAAGACCAAAAAAAATACTTCAAACGTTGCGTACAACACCATATCGAGTCTGAAATTTTACATTTGCAGATGGATTTAGGAAAATCATACGCAGAACTACGTAGAACCCAAGCTTTACTCATTCAACTTTACATACATGTTTTGGAAGACGAAATCGAAGAATTGGAAATTGAGTTAGGCAGGTTGGCTCGCCTTGCAAATGGAAAAGAAAAAACAGAAACTAAACTATATTTACGACTCGGGTATAGAGAAATAGCGGTTGCGAAACAAAAGTTGATTGTTGGTAAAAACATTCGCCCATATTTGTATTTGATGAAATTGCAGGAATTGGCATATTCTTTAAAATCTTTAAAACAAGCTGAGAAATACATTGTTTTACTCGGATTGTTACATGATTCAATTGATGAGTTTGATAAAGAGAGTAGAAGTTTTGAAGCGATGGTGAATGAGGTCATTAGGATCATTGTGAGTGATAAAGAAAAATACCTTAGATTATTATACGATAGCCACTTTGATTCTTATGGAACTCTTAATTATTATGAACAAATTTGGAAACAACCTGATTTGCATGAGTTATCGACTGGTATCCCAAATTTTGACCCAGCCTATTTTCGAAATCCTGAAGAAGCAAAAATTCCAACCTTTAAATAG